A region from the Mycolicibacterium phlei genome encodes:
- a CDS encoding cystathionine gamma-lyase — protein MDAQYGDSTRSVRAVASEHLPGSPVAPQPVTASTFHLSADESTPLDTYGRSSNPTWRQLESALAELEGAAQALAFGSGMAAITAVLRVLAKPGTTLVVPADGYYQVRQYATEYLGPQGVTVITAPATRMCEASADADVVLAESPANPGLDVVDLYRLATECRRRGATLVVDNTTATPLGQQPLSLGADVVVASATKALSGHSDLIAGYVAGSHPELMAAVARERLLSGAILGPLEAWLVLRSLGTAGLRFERQCQNAAALAVMLHSHPAVRSVRYPGLAGDPAHEVARAQMRRFGGLLAVELADAAAVDNLIRRSALLVAATSFGGIHTSADRRARWGDEVSEGFVRISAGIEDTDDLIRDIEQALG, from the coding sequence GTGGACGCCCAGTACGGAGACTCCACCCGCAGCGTCAGAGCCGTTGCCTCCGAGCACCTTCCCGGTAGTCCGGTGGCTCCGCAACCGGTCACCGCGTCGACGTTTCACCTCTCCGCCGACGAGAGCACGCCGCTGGACACCTACGGCCGCAGCTCCAATCCGACGTGGCGCCAACTGGAGTCGGCGCTCGCCGAGCTCGAGGGTGCCGCGCAGGCGCTGGCGTTCGGGTCCGGGATGGCGGCCATCACCGCGGTGCTGCGGGTGCTGGCCAAACCGGGCACCACCCTCGTCGTACCCGCCGACGGGTACTACCAGGTGCGCCAGTATGCAACGGAATACCTTGGGCCTCAGGGTGTAACGGTCATCACAGCGCCCGCGACGCGGATGTGCGAGGCGTCCGCCGACGCCGATGTGGTGCTGGCCGAGAGCCCGGCCAACCCCGGCCTGGACGTGGTCGACCTGTACCGGCTGGCCACCGAGTGCCGCCGTCGCGGCGCCACCCTCGTCGTCGACAACACCACCGCGACACCCCTGGGCCAGCAACCGCTGTCGCTGGGCGCCGATGTGGTGGTCGCCTCCGCCACCAAGGCCCTGTCTGGGCACAGCGATCTGATCGCCGGGTACGTCGCGGGCAGCCATCCCGAGCTGATGGCGGCGGTGGCGCGGGAACGGCTGCTGTCCGGTGCGATCCTCGGGCCGTTGGAGGCGTGGCTGGTGCTGCGCAGCCTGGGCACCGCCGGGCTGCGGTTCGAGCGGCAGTGCCAGAACGCAGCCGCGCTGGCCGTGATGTTGCACAGCCATCCGGCGGTGCGCTCGGTGCGCTACCCGGGCCTGGCCGGTGATCCCGCCCACGAGGTGGCGCGCGCCCAGATGCGGCGCTTCGGCGGGCTGCTCGCCGTCGAGCTGGCCGACGCCGCGGCCGTGGACAACCTGATCCGCCGCAGCGCGCTGCTGGTCGCGGCCACCAGCTTCGGCGGGATCCACACCTCGGCGGACCGCCGGGCCCGGTGGGGCGACGAGGTCAGCGAGGGATTCGTCCGCATCTCGGCGGGAATCGAGGACACCGACGATCTCATCCGTGACATCGAGCAGGCCCTCGGGTGA